One genomic window of Streptomonospora nanhaiensis includes the following:
- a CDS encoding ATP-binding protein, protein MIGSRGGTRLSVRYFDDRILLSEADAWAYFRLPTVSYEFATPEEREALATNITIALAAIRMNDAEVHLRVAHRTYPAAEWATRLDGTSDSGPGWYDYLDEMYRHVWAKDFWTKEVYLGVRLGLRGGVRGQLSQSVFAQFLSAYQRGEQILGMEDDAIDAKEIARWTDQAERLGRALAASSLHARHATSDEVAWLIRHAVTGTIEEDRRSAAGRRTWGRGEIEQLVEGVIHNGRSLLRLDQPTGSTYIAHLSFSRFPDLMPFPDGEPWLHYADALPFPVEISLRMKLIPPAKASKDVGRKLAHARDMDAHIREAGVPAPIALAEQIDAARMLEHGITKERLPFVYGWHRLMVSAPTEDLLVQRVEAVVEHYRDIGIDVVNSTGDQFALFSESLPGDRIRLNAYAQRQPLRTIAGGMPTATIDLGDRRDSSGAGWTGPYIGETLGRARSIVHFDPMVAAARNRPTAIAITGEPGGGKTTLALLLIYQLALRGVTVAAIDPKGDAESLVRLLQRRGRKARIMSMASAEPGLLDPFSFGDDLSTQKTMATETLRLLLPRMSEERESAMIQAVAAVANQPRPSLAKVVAYLEDSDDAASRNLGAVLRSMSEMRLAGLCFDPKGQTQIDTEGWTTVFTLGGLTLPDSTIQRDDYSYEQRLSVALLYLVSQFARRLMNGIDRHLPKAIFLDEAWAVTSTPEGAKLVPEVSRMGRSRNTALILVSQNAGDLLNEQVTNCLSSVFAFRSSERFEVESVMALLGVDPSEEHQAMLRNLGNGECIFRDLDGRAGRIAVDLVSEELLAWLDTNPTRQRPDTAEDDTAGPGALVGTGSAGGTTRTGHHQ, encoded by the coding sequence ATGATCGGCAGCAGAGGCGGAACCCGCCTTTCGGTCCGCTACTTCGACGACCGCATCCTGCTCAGCGAAGCCGACGCCTGGGCCTACTTCCGGCTGCCGACGGTCTCCTACGAGTTCGCCACGCCGGAGGAGCGCGAGGCGCTCGCCACCAACATCACGATCGCGCTGGCCGCCATCCGGATGAACGACGCCGAGGTCCACCTGCGCGTGGCCCACCGCACCTACCCGGCGGCGGAGTGGGCCACCCGGCTCGACGGCACCTCCGACTCCGGGCCGGGGTGGTACGACTACCTCGACGAGATGTACCGGCACGTGTGGGCCAAGGACTTCTGGACCAAGGAGGTCTACCTGGGCGTGCGACTGGGCCTGCGCGGCGGCGTGCGCGGCCAGCTGTCGCAGAGCGTGTTCGCCCAGTTCCTGTCGGCCTACCAGCGGGGCGAGCAGATCCTGGGCATGGAGGACGACGCGATCGACGCCAAGGAGATCGCCCGCTGGACCGACCAGGCCGAGCGCCTGGGGCGGGCCCTTGCGGCCAGCTCCCTGCACGCCCGCCACGCCACCTCCGACGAGGTCGCGTGGCTGATCCGGCACGCGGTCACCGGGACCATCGAGGAGGACCGGCGCTCGGCGGCGGGCCGGCGCACGTGGGGCCGGGGCGAGATCGAGCAGCTGGTCGAGGGCGTGATCCACAACGGGCGGTCGCTGCTGCGGCTGGACCAGCCCACCGGGTCCACCTACATCGCGCACCTGTCGTTCTCGAGGTTTCCCGACCTCATGCCGTTCCCCGACGGCGAGCCGTGGCTGCACTACGCCGACGCGCTGCCGTTCCCGGTCGAGATCTCGCTGCGGATGAAGCTCATCCCGCCGGCCAAGGCCAGCAAGGACGTCGGGCGCAAGCTCGCCCACGCCCGCGACATGGACGCCCACATCCGCGAGGCGGGGGTGCCCGCGCCCATCGCGCTCGCCGAGCAGATCGACGCCGCGCGGATGCTGGAGCACGGCATCACCAAGGAGCGGCTGCCGTTCGTGTACGGCTGGCACCGGCTGATGGTGTCGGCGCCCACCGAGGACCTGCTGGTGCAGCGGGTCGAGGCGGTGGTGGAGCACTACCGCGACATCGGCATCGACGTCGTGAACTCCACCGGCGACCAGTTCGCGCTGTTCTCGGAGTCGCTGCCGGGCGACCGGATCCGGCTCAACGCCTACGCCCAGCGCCAGCCGCTGCGCACCATCGCCGGGGGCATGCCCACCGCCACCATCGACCTCGGCGACCGCCGGGACTCCAGCGGCGCCGGCTGGACCGGCCCCTACATCGGCGAGACCCTGGGGCGGGCGCGCTCCATCGTCCACTTCGACCCCATGGTGGCGGCGGCCCGCAACCGGCCCACCGCCATCGCGATCACCGGCGAGCCCGGCGGCGGCAAGACCACGCTGGCGCTGCTGCTGATCTACCAGTTGGCGCTGCGCGGGGTCACCGTGGCCGCCATCGACCCCAAGGGCGACGCCGAGTCGCTGGTGCGGCTGCTGCAGCGGCGCGGCCGCAAGGCGCGGATCATGTCGATGGCCTCGGCCGAGCCCGGCCTGCTCGACCCGTTCTCGTTCGGCGACGACCTCTCGACCCAGAAAACCATGGCCACCGAGACCCTGCGGCTGCTGCTGCCCCGCATGAGCGAGGAGCGGGAGTCGGCCATGATCCAGGCGGTCGCGGCCGTGGCCAACCAGCCGCGCCCGAGCCTGGCGAAGGTCGTCGCCTACCTTGAGGACTCCGACGACGCGGCCTCGCGCAACCTGGGCGCGGTGCTGCGCTCCATGTCGGAGATGCGGCTGGCGGGGCTGTGCTTCGACCCCAAGGGCCAGACCCAGATCGACACGGAGGGCTGGACCACCGTGTTCACGCTGGGCGGCCTGACCCTGCCCGACTCCACGATCCAGCGCGACGACTACTCCTACGAGCAGCGGCTGAGCGTCGCCCTGCTCTACCTGGTGAGCCAGTTCGCGCGGCGGTTGATGAACGGCATCGACCGCCACCTGCCCAAGGCCATCTTCCTCGACGAGGCGTGGGCGGTGACCTCCACCCCGGAGGGCGCCAAGCTCGTGCCGGAGGTGTCGCGGATGGGCCGCTCGCGCAACACCGCCCTGATCCTGGTGAGCCAGAACGCCGGTGACCTCCTCAACGAGCAGGTCACCAACTGCCTGTCGAGCGTGTTCGCGTTCCGCTCCAGTGAGCGGTTCGAGGTGGAGAGCGTGATGGCGCTGCTGGGCGTCGACCCGTCCGAGGAGCACCAGGCGATGCTCCGCAACCTCGGCAACGGCGAGTGCATCTTCCGAGACCTCGACGGCCGCGCCGGGCGCATCGCCGTCGACCTGGTGTCCGAGGAGCTACTGGCGTGGCTGGACACCAACCCCACCCGGCAACGACCCGATACCGCCGAAGACGACACCGCCGGCCCCGGCGCCCTCGTTGGGACGGGCAGCGCGGGAGGCACCACGAGGACGGGGCACCACCAGTGA
- a CDS encoding type IV secretion system protein, with translation MTLLMAAFLLTPLSSAQAAPVCEGEPAPQPEAAGSGADGLLVPPQSAEAVAASPDGLPPDSSIYGQYGTAGQQWHVIRESCVDKLGSASVATLSNTAWNLSKTINQSTITVYQAATSDGLLESFNALVESVIVELREGVWRPLLPTVIILGAVWLGWYGLIRKRVTLTIESSVWMVLATVLAMWILVNPGQILSYAGNIVNSGGQLVNSAVSRVTPPGASQTCPRGAEEVQRAEWESQNDFAVRKNSQMLWSGLVCRPWVAGEFGTGPVANVVAARHGTDLLAAQGISRAEQQQIADGDLDATQLYEDKRQSYEEIAADIENTYPEVYPLFEGEQQGSRLGVATLALFASIFAGGLILAGSVALIVLKIGFLLLLLLSPVFLLIGIHPGYGRTVLLRWFEMLLGMLLKQVFVVLLISILVMCYGLVMATDLGWGLQMILLALFTLALFIYRRPFTHLFASINANTFTSRMVSDAVASSALSRSANVLPPVAYMRAQRWGLRQAPHLAAAAGAVPVGGAGIGAAEQGEAARQSIADPAVADGAQPGEPRRARGVGGYGRVRGNAAPPPLRLRQTDNTEAERGRAAGAAATGRSSSQAPRLSEAASGGIGGGSSRAASHGSSGAIPPRPSGGYTGTGDTGWAAVFSSGAGSSASAPPRSGAEPADRPQGDARPAPSTGTGIFRGRTATPPQGTANRGSRWGTPRTREGRPLPPRPQQGAPSGGDREGGNWISGSARTSKDAPISPFWTGTAQRRRDTERDVPFWLRDDD, from the coding sequence ATGACCCTGCTCATGGCGGCCTTCCTGCTGACCCCCCTCAGCAGCGCCCAGGCCGCCCCCGTCTGCGAGGGCGAACCCGCCCCCCAACCCGAGGCCGCCGGCAGCGGAGCCGACGGCCTCCTGGTGCCGCCGCAGTCCGCCGAGGCCGTGGCCGCCTCGCCCGACGGCCTGCCGCCGGACTCCAGCATCTACGGCCAGTACGGGACAGCGGGCCAGCAGTGGCACGTGATCCGCGAGTCCTGCGTCGACAAACTGGGCTCCGCCTCGGTCGCCACCCTGAGCAACACCGCCTGGAACCTGTCGAAGACGATCAACCAGTCCACGATCACCGTCTACCAGGCGGCGACGAGCGACGGCCTGCTGGAGAGTTTCAACGCTCTGGTCGAGTCGGTGATCGTCGAACTCCGCGAAGGGGTGTGGCGGCCGCTCCTGCCGACCGTGATCATTCTTGGGGCGGTGTGGCTGGGCTGGTACGGGTTGATCCGCAAGCGTGTCACCCTGACCATCGAGAGTTCGGTCTGGATGGTCCTGGCAACGGTCCTGGCCATGTGGATCCTCGTGAACCCGGGACAGATCCTCTCTTACGCCGGAAACATCGTGAACTCCGGTGGGCAACTAGTGAACTCCGCGGTTTCGCGGGTCACGCCCCCGGGAGCTTCCCAGACATGCCCACGGGGAGCGGAGGAGGTCCAAAGGGCCGAGTGGGAAAGCCAGAACGACTTCGCGGTCAGGAAAAACTCGCAGATGCTATGGTCGGGATTGGTATGCCGACCATGGGTTGCGGGCGAGTTCGGAACAGGCCCTGTTGCTAATGTTGTCGCTGCTCGCCACGGAACTGATCTTCTTGCGGCCCAGGGAATCAGCAGGGCTGAGCAGCAACAGATTGCGGACGGTGATCTTGATGCCACCCAATTGTATGAGGACAAGCGTCAATCCTATGAGGAGATCGCCGCAGACATTGAAAACACCTACCCCGAGGTTTATCCCCTCTTCGAGGGAGAGCAGCAGGGCAGCAGGCTCGGAGTCGCGACTCTGGCTCTCTTCGCATCGATATTCGCGGGCGGGCTCATTTTGGCGGGCTCAGTCGCGCTGATCGTGCTGAAGATCGGGTTCCTCCTGCTTCTTCTACTGTCGCCGGTATTCCTGCTTATTGGAATTCACCCCGGTTACGGGCGCACTGTGCTCCTGCGCTGGTTTGAAATGCTGCTGGGTATGCTGCTCAAGCAAGTGTTTGTTGTTCTTCTTATATCCATTCTGGTGATGTGTTACGGCCTCGTTATGGCCACAGATCTCGGATGGGGCTTGCAGATGATCCTGCTGGCGCTGTTCACCTTGGCGCTCTTCATCTACCGCCGTCCGTTCACCCATCTGTTTGCTTCCATAAACGCCAACACCTTTACATCCCGAATGGTCAGTGACGCGGTGGCCAGCAGCGCCCTCAGTAGGAGCGCGAACGTGCTTCCGCCTGTCGCCTATATGCGGGCCCAAAGGTGGGGACTGAGGCAGGCGCCGCATCTGGCCGCTGCGGCCGGTGCAGTCCCGGTGGGAGGTGCCGGGATTGGCGCGGCTGAACAGGGCGAGGCTGCTCGCCAGTCCATTGCCGACCCCGCGGTCGCGGACGGTGCGCAACCGGGAGAACCCCGCCGTGCACGCGGAGTCGGTGGATACGGGCGGGTACGCGGTAACGCCGCACCTCCGCCGCTTCGGCTGAGGCAGACCGACAACACTGAGGCGGAACGCGGGCGTGCGGCTGGTGCCGCGGCGACCGGCCGCAGTTCATCCCAGGCGCCGCGGCTCAGCGAGGCCGCGTCCGGTGGGATCGGCGGGGGGAGTTCGCGGGCTGCATCGCACGGTTCGAGCGGCGCGATTCCTCCCCGACCTTCCGGCGGCTACACGGGTACGGGTGATACGGGATGGGCCGCTGTCTTCAGCTCCGGCGCGGGAAGTTCGGCTTCCGCGCCTCCTCGGAGCGGTGCCGAGCCCGCCGACCGTCCTCAAGGAGACGCACGCCCGGCACCCAGCACCGGCACTGGAATCTTCCGCGGCAGAACCGCCACTCCACCTCAGGGAACGGCGAACCGAGGATCGCGGTGGGGGACGCCTCGTACCAGGGAAGGGCGGCCGCTGCCTCCTCGACCGCAGCAGGGCGCGCCATCAGGTGGAGACCGTGAAGGCGGGAACTGGATCAGCGGTTCAGCCAGAACCAGCAAGGACGCTCCGATAAGTCCTTTCTGGACGGGAACGGCGCAGCGCCGGCGTGACACGGAGCGCGACGTCCCATTCTGGCTGCGAGACGACGACTGA
- a CDS encoding C40 family peptidase, with the protein MIALFAERSPQGSDAGSCATRLAVLVGVAVVGALVVGIVLIPMTAMSPGILNAVGGLRCISEEDAQQAQASGYAEDSIPENYLRIYREVGEDKGIPWNVLAGIGQVESKHGRWDGPGITEGHNDWGAAGPMQFGALDGSAAGNSWGGEPIMDVEDRPEEGYGQDGNGDGVVNVYDPADAIPAAADYLIAHGAREDLRQAIFGYNHAWWYVDEVMTWAENYDAGEFETSTAIETAVNCELDAEGVPIGQAPDDLSQAVVDWALDQRGKPYLWGGTGPNAFDCSGLVMRAYESIGVSIPRVSQDQWSFGPRVPEGREQPGDLVFFDVQRPGEPPGPGHVGMVVGDGLMVEAWCTDCGPIAVREYHAAGRSPVLGFTRPLEHPDVAAQLQTQER; encoded by the coding sequence ATGATCGCGCTCTTCGCGGAGCGGTCTCCGCAAGGCAGCGACGCCGGCTCGTGCGCGACCCGGCTCGCCGTCCTGGTCGGTGTCGCGGTAGTGGGTGCTCTTGTTGTGGGTATCGTCCTCATCCCCATGACCGCGATGAGTCCCGGCATCCTCAACGCAGTCGGAGGGTTGCGCTGCATTTCGGAAGAAGACGCGCAGCAGGCCCAGGCAAGCGGATACGCCGAGGATTCGATACCCGAGAACTACCTGCGGATCTACCGGGAGGTCGGCGAGGACAAGGGCATCCCCTGGAACGTCCTCGCGGGTATCGGGCAGGTCGAAAGCAAGCACGGGCGCTGGGACGGGCCCGGAATCACTGAGGGCCACAACGACTGGGGCGCCGCCGGACCGATGCAGTTCGGTGCGCTCGACGGCTCCGCCGCCGGCAACAGTTGGGGCGGAGAACCGATCATGGACGTCGAGGATCGACCTGAGGAAGGTTACGGCCAGGACGGCAACGGTGATGGAGTCGTCAACGTCTACGACCCCGCGGACGCCATCCCGGCGGCCGCCGACTACCTGATCGCCCATGGCGCCCGAGAAGACCTGCGGCAGGCGATTTTCGGATACAACCACGCGTGGTGGTACGTCGACGAGGTCATGACGTGGGCCGAGAACTACGACGCAGGCGAGTTCGAGACCAGCACGGCGATCGAAACGGCCGTCAACTGCGAACTGGACGCGGAGGGCGTGCCCATTGGGCAGGCGCCGGACGACCTCAGTCAGGCGGTCGTCGACTGGGCGCTGGACCAGCGCGGAAAACCATACCTGTGGGGGGGAACGGGCCCCAACGCATTCGACTGCTCGGGGCTGGTCATGCGGGCCTACGAGAGCATCGGGGTGTCCATTCCCCGGGTCTCGCAGGACCAGTGGTCGTTCGGGCCACGTGTTCCCGAGGGCCGGGAGCAGCCTGGAGACCTTGTGTTTTTCGATGTGCAGCGTCCGGGTGAACCTCCGGGCCCCGGGCATGTCGGAATGGTCGTGGGTGACGGCCTGATGGTGGAGGCGTGGTGCACCGACTGCGGGCCGATCGCGGTGCGGGAGTACCATGCGGCTGGCCGCTCGCCGGTCCTCGGGTTCACTCGCCCGCTGGAGCATCCCGATGTTGCAGCGCAGCTCCAGACCCAGGAGCGGTAA
- a CDS encoding protein kinase domain-containing protein: protein MKARGIRRLHRLLPEDPTHVGPYELVGRVGAGGMGTVYAATIPGVRGYLAVKVITEEHATTPRFRRQFAHEARLLARVNSPCVARFVQADVEAPLPWLATEYVPGPTVRHHVERHGPLRGGMLWGLAAGAAEALRAVHAVGIVHRDLKPSNVVIAPSGPKILDFGIARPTAPEDPTRWMRVRRFRRRVRTLRLPEPADLPGDPEASAVPADRVGTPGWISPEQYRGQPATDRSDVFLWGCLVAFAAAAHDPFGHGHPKEMARRVLREEPDLDRLPGRLESLVLAAMSKDPADRPTAAEVLTETLSAAGHPGMPYSAALSDLLTTQWTEVAVRLPAPPRQGGFSLWPSR from the coding sequence GTGAAAGCGCGGGGGATCCGCCGCCTGCACCGGCTGCTGCCGGAGGACCCGACCCACGTCGGGCCCTACGAACTCGTCGGGCGCGTGGGGGCCGGAGGCATGGGCACGGTCTACGCGGCGACCATCCCGGGGGTGCGGGGATACCTGGCGGTCAAGGTGATCACCGAGGAGCACGCCACAACCCCCCGGTTCCGCCGCCAGTTCGCGCATGAGGCGCGCCTTCTGGCCCGGGTCAACAGCCCGTGCGTGGCCCGGTTCGTCCAGGCGGACGTGGAGGCGCCTTTGCCTTGGCTCGCCACGGAGTACGTGCCGGGCCCCACCGTGCGCCACCACGTGGAGCGGCACGGCCCGCTGCGCGGCGGCATGCTGTGGGGGCTGGCCGCCGGAGCCGCCGAGGCGCTGCGGGCGGTGCACGCGGTGGGGATCGTGCACCGCGACCTCAAGCCGAGCAACGTGGTGATCGCGCCGTCAGGACCCAAGATCCTCGACTTCGGGATCGCCCGGCCCACCGCGCCGGAGGACCCCACCCGCTGGATGCGGGTGCGCCGCTTCCGCCGGAGGGTGCGCACCCTCCGCCTTCCCGAGCCCGCCGACCTGCCCGGCGACCCGGAGGCGTCGGCGGTCCCGGCCGACCGCGTGGGCACCCCGGGATGGATCAGTCCGGAGCAGTACCGAGGACAGCCGGCCACCGACCGGTCCGACGTCTTCCTGTGGGGCTGCCTGGTGGCGTTCGCCGCGGCGGCCCACGACCCGTTCGGCCACGGCCACCCCAAGGAGATGGCCCGCCGGGTGCTGCGCGAGGAGCCCGACCTCGACCGCCTGCCCGGGCGCCTGGAGTCCTTGGTGCTCGCGGCGATGTCCAAGGACCCCGCCGACCGCCCGACCGCGGCCGAGGTCCTGACCGAGACGCTTTCGGCGGCCGGCCACCCCGGTATGCCGTACTCGGCTGCCCTGAGCGACCTCCTCACCACGCAGTGGACCGAGGTGGCGGTGCGCCTGCCCGCCCCTCCGCGCCAGGGCGGATTCAGCCTCTGGCCGTCCCGCTGA
- the recD2 gene encoding SF1B family DNA helicase RecD2, whose product MGQGSGQRGAGAGGFRPAVLEGVLERVTFSNEETGYTVAKVDTGRGGGELTTVVGALLGAQPGESLRMEGRWGSHPQYGRQFMVENYTTVLPATVQGVRRYLGSGLVKGIGPRLAERIVDFFGVDALDVIEHTPERLIEVPSLGPKRTRLIAEAWEEQKAIKEVMVFLQGIEVSTSLAVRIYKKYGDSAIDVVRTEPYRLAADVWGIGFKTADTIAQAVGIPHDSPQRVMAGIQFTLSESTSEGHCYLPEERLIAEAVKILQVDSGLVIECLATLVAEEGVVTEKVPGPDGEPVTAVYLVPFHRAEAALAAQLRGLLSAAEDRLPAFADVDWDVALKWLGERTGAALAPEQEQAVRLALTRKVAVLTGGPGCGKSFTVASIITLAAAKRAKIILAAPTGRAAKRMTELTGHDASTVHRLLELKPGGDASYDRDRPLDCDLLVVDEASMLDLLLANKLAKAVPPGAHLLLVGDVDQLPSVGAGQVLRDLLHDRSPLPNVRLTHVFRQAQQSGVVTNAHRVNTGRPPELAGMTDFFLFPSDDPEATAHLTVDVVANRIPRRFGLDPRRDVQVLAPMHRGPAGAGNLNTLLQEALTPAREGTPERRFGGRTFRVGDKVTQIRNNYDKGANGVFNGTLGVITGIDSVEQAVTVRTDEDEDVSYDFAELDELVHAYAVTVHRSQGSEYPAVVIPITTSAWMMLQRNLLYTAITRAKKLVVLVGSRRAVAQAVRNATAGRRHTALAHRLADS is encoded by the coding sequence ATGGGGCAGGGATCCGGGCAGCGGGGGGCCGGGGCGGGCGGGTTCCGGCCGGCGGTGCTGGAGGGGGTGCTGGAGCGTGTCACCTTCTCCAACGAGGAGACCGGCTACACCGTCGCCAAGGTCGACACCGGCCGCGGCGGCGGGGAGCTGACCACCGTCGTGGGCGCGCTGCTCGGGGCGCAGCCCGGGGAGTCGCTGCGGATGGAGGGGCGGTGGGGGTCCCATCCGCAGTACGGCCGGCAGTTCATGGTCGAGAACTACACCACCGTCCTGCCCGCCACCGTGCAGGGGGTGCGCCGCTACCTGGGATCGGGCCTGGTCAAGGGCATCGGTCCGCGCCTGGCCGAGCGGATCGTGGACTTCTTCGGCGTCGACGCCCTGGACGTCATCGAGCACACCCCCGAGCGCCTCATCGAGGTCCCCAGCCTCGGCCCCAAGCGCACCCGCCTGATCGCCGAGGCGTGGGAGGAGCAGAAGGCCATCAAGGAGGTCATGGTCTTCCTCCAAGGCATCGAGGTCTCCACCTCGCTGGCCGTACGCATCTACAAGAAGTACGGCGACTCCGCCATCGACGTCGTGCGCACCGAGCCCTACCGGCTGGCCGCCGACGTCTGGGGCATCGGCTTCAAGACCGCCGACACCATCGCCCAGGCCGTGGGAATTCCGCACGACAGCCCGCAGCGGGTCATGGCCGGCATCCAGTTCACGCTGTCGGAGTCCACCTCCGAGGGCCACTGCTACCTGCCCGAGGAGCGGCTGATCGCCGAGGCCGTGAAGATCCTCCAGGTCGACTCCGGCCTGGTCATCGAGTGCCTGGCCACCCTGGTGGCCGAGGAGGGGGTCGTGACCGAGAAGGTCCCCGGCCCCGACGGCGAACCCGTCACCGCCGTCTACCTGGTGCCCTTCCACCGCGCCGAAGCCGCCCTCGCCGCCCAGTTGCGCGGGCTGCTCTCCGCCGCCGAGGACCGCCTCCCCGCCTTCGCCGACGTCGACTGGGACGTCGCGCTGAAGTGGCTGGGCGAACGCACCGGCGCGGCGCTGGCCCCCGAGCAGGAGCAGGCGGTCCGGCTGGCGCTCACCCGCAAGGTCGCGGTCCTCACCGGCGGGCCCGGCTGCGGGAAGTCCTTCACGGTCGCCTCGATCATCACCCTGGCCGCCGCCAAGCGCGCCAAGATCATCCTGGCCGCCCCCACCGGCCGGGCCGCCAAGCGCATGACCGAGCTGACCGGCCACGACGCCTCCACCGTGCACCGGCTGCTGGAGCTCAAGCCCGGCGGCGACGCCTCCTACGACCGCGACCGCCCGCTCGACTGCGACCTCCTCGTCGTCGACGAGGCGTCAATGCTCGACCTGCTGCTGGCCAACAAGCTCGCCAAGGCGGTCCCCCCGGGCGCGCACCTGCTGCTGGTGGGCGACGTCGACCAGCTCCCCTCCGTCGGTGCCGGGCAGGTGCTGCGCGACCTGCTCCACGACCGCTCCCCGCTGCCGAACGTGCGGCTCACCCACGTCTTCCGCCAGGCCCAGCAGTCGGGGGTGGTCACCAACGCCCACCGGGTCAACACCGGCCGGCCGCCCGAACTCGCGGGCATGACCGACTTCTTCCTGTTCCCCAGCGACGACCCCGAGGCCACCGCCCACCTCACCGTCGACGTCGTCGCCAACCGCATCCCCCGCAGGTTCGGCCTGGACCCCCGGCGCGACGTCCAGGTGCTGGCGCCCATGCACCGGGGCCCGGCCGGCGCGGGCAACCTCAACACCCTGCTGCAGGAGGCCCTGACACCCGCGCGCGAGGGCACGCCCGAGCGCCGGTTCGGCGGGCGGACCTTCCGCGTCGGCGACAAGGTCACCCAGATCCGCAACAACTACGACAAGGGTGCCAACGGCGTCTTCAACGGCACGCTGGGGGTGATCACCGGGATCGACTCCGTGGAGCAGGCGGTGACGGTGCGCACCGACGAGGACGAGGACGTCTCCTACGACTTCGCCGAGCTGGACGAGCTGGTGCACGCCTACGCCGTGACGGTCCACCGCTCCCAGGGCAGCGAGTACCCCGCCGTTGTGATTCCCATCACCACCAGCGCCTGGATGATGCTGCAGCGCAACCTGCTCTACACCGCCATCACGCGCGCCAAGAAGCTGGTGGTCCTGGTCGGTTCGCGCCGGGCGGTGGCCCAGGCCGTGCGCAACGCCACCGCCGGGCGGCGGCACACGGCCCTCGCGCACCGGCTCGCCGATTCTTGA
- a CDS encoding DUF5685 family protein — protein sequence MFGILRPCRHTLPGDLARDWMSHMCGLCLALRDDHGQLARVATNYDGLVISVLTSAQAPKAAVRAAGPCPLRGMRRADVAEGEGARLAASVSLLLAAAKVDDHVGDGDGAYARPPVRAVARRVAGRWQRQARSSGSGLGFDGGALVAALERQADAEAAAEANGAILTATEPTEFATGEAFAHTALLAGRPGNEAPLREAGRLFGRIAHLLDAVEDQEDDRASGAWNPITATGTGMAEVRRLCDDAVLGVRLALGEAEFTDDRLVRALLVRELERSVSRTFARAGYPGHGGAHGHVHGDGHAPGGPGAGYVGHDGHVHGEGGHGGSGGGPGHPHGPGGPGGTPGPGDGKGGKGGSGGRRRRRRGDHDQGGCVCCCNCETPRIHRPPRPRGALAGCAVALFMCCTCQQCCRDPHPGPWSGRPEEAWCDGCADICEGCGECCRCCSVCEKCDGCDCGCDC from the coding sequence GTGTTCGGAATCCTGCGCCCCTGCCGACACACGCTGCCCGGGGACCTCGCCCGCGACTGGATGTCGCACATGTGCGGCCTGTGCCTCGCGCTGCGCGACGACCACGGGCAGCTGGCCCGGGTCGCCACCAACTACGACGGCCTGGTGATCTCCGTCCTGACCTCGGCGCAGGCGCCGAAGGCGGCAGTGCGGGCGGCCGGGCCGTGCCCGCTGCGGGGGATGCGGCGGGCCGACGTCGCCGAGGGCGAGGGCGCGCGGCTGGCGGCGTCGGTGTCGCTGCTGCTGGCGGCGGCCAAGGTGGACGACCACGTGGGCGACGGCGACGGCGCCTACGCGCGGCCGCCGGTGCGCGCGGTGGCGCGGCGGGTGGCCGGGCGCTGGCAGCGGCAGGCGCGCTCCTCCGGGAGCGGGCTGGGGTTCGACGGCGGTGCGCTGGTGGCCGCGCTGGAGCGCCAGGCCGACGCGGAGGCGGCGGCCGAGGCAAACGGCGCGATCCTGACCGCGACCGAGCCGACCGAGTTCGCCACGGGCGAGGCGTTCGCCCACACGGCCCTGCTGGCGGGGCGGCCGGGCAACGAGGCGCCACTGCGCGAGGCGGGGCGGCTGTTCGGGCGGATCGCGCACCTGCTGGACGCGGTGGAGGACCAGGAGGACGACCGCGCGTCGGGGGCGTGGAACCCGATCACGGCCACCGGCACCGGGATGGCGGAGGTGCGGCGGCTGTGCGACGACGCCGTGCTGGGGGTGCGGCTGGCGCTGGGCGAGGCGGAGTTCACCGACGACCGGCTCGTGCGCGCGCTCCTGGTGCGCGAACTGGAGCGGTCGGTGTCGCGGACGTTCGCGCGGGCGGGGTACCCCGGCCACGGCGGCGCGCACGGGCACGTCCACGGGGACGGGCACGCGCCCGGCGGTCCGGGTGCCGGGTATGTCGGGCACGACGGGCACGTCCACGGGGAAGGCGGCCACGGCGGGAGCGGCGGGGGGCCGGGCCACCCGCACGGGCCGGGCGGGCCGGGTGGCACTCCCGGCCCCGGCGACGGCAAGGGCGGGAAGGGCGGGAGCGGGGGTCGGCGCAGGCGGCGGCGCGGCGACCACGACCAGGGCGGCTGCGTGTGCTGCTGCAACTGCGAGACGCCCCGGATCCACCGCCCGCCCCGGCCCCGGGGAGCGCTGGCCGGGTGCGCCGTGGCGCTGTTCATGTGCTGCACCTGCCAGCAGTGCTGCCGCGACCCGCACCCGGGCCCGTGGTCGGGCCGACCGGAGGAGGCGTGGTGCGACGGCTGCGCCGACATCTGCGAGGGATGCGGTGAGTGCTGCCGGTGCTGCAGCGTCTGCGAGAAGTGCGACGGGTGCGACTGCGGGTGCGACTGCTAG